In the Amblyraja radiata isolate CabotCenter1 chromosome 13, sAmbRad1.1.pri, whole genome shotgun sequence genome, one interval contains:
- the LOC116979757 gene encoding 60S ribosomal protein L37-like — protein MTKGTSSFGKRWNKTHTLCWRCGAKACHLQKSTCGKCANPAKRKRKYNWSAKAKTRNTTGTGRLRHLKVVFRRFRNGFREGTIPKARHAAMASSSIA, from the coding sequence ATGACAAAGGGAACATCGTCATTTGGTAAGAGGTGGAACAAGACTCACACTCTTTGCTGGCGGTGTGGAGCTAAAGCATGTCACCTGCAGAAATCCACCTGTGGTAAATGTGCCAACCCTGCCAAGAGAAAGAGAAAGTATAACTGGAGTGCAAAAGCCAAAACGAGAAACACAACAGGCACAGGTCGCTTGAGGCACCTGAAGGTGGTGTTTCGGAGGTTCAGGAATGGATTCCGTGAAGGCACCATCCCAAAGGCCAGACATGCGGCAATGGCTTCTTCCAGCATTGCATAA